One genomic segment of Penaeus chinensis breed Huanghai No. 1 chromosome 24, ASM1920278v2, whole genome shotgun sequence includes these proteins:
- the LOC125037787 gene encoding zinc finger protein 628-like yields MGYLACPVCERESLVNVSDLQQRVATALIRPLCCPICSASVSGLQAFHHHLAAHLPNQHNPYADATPPTPMHNVSGYTPTHSPDAIPNLEHLEISDGAGSPRSPSVGVRKAPEERECTVERSASSKSLQELSPAPAQEHASNNCDLCGLVFSSEHFLRIHKDIIHTKSDFFDVSCKLCKEKFKDFEAYRQHVRESHSDRRYICDQCPKTFKMKGSLLVHTRMFHDPCSPGKCQVCSKTFTTKARKELHEKRYHGIGLEHLFAAGKASPPSPSRQQRAASSSALGDAKNWLETLVTENKSMGDASLRMHEQAGQPSPALPFSHPSPTQLQFQATPGLKMPQQFSLAEHPLDQAFGGHDHSDILGRDDQLHQPMALDPTDALQQDAQAFRRGRARDAHPGWTPECQPHMFGQDVMQAKMSPEGQASPFKPSAAPPGHALPPHAFPGSRAGVDCSELKQEKLSLSASSCSETSVPRIVGGHPQQSPVAVVSPQPHKSETPPAGVADPPAAPTEARRNSFPLISLNKPALPAADATRLHAGSYVSEFSLAGSGGVPMSPGQAVCPPGAGDKAHGPFPASQPLLYQPGHASLHVASYSPGLALIGGAPDSKVGVRVPPIVIPAAQMYAGDKLKESPDSPGQMAKALDGGAPDAPPAPEAEGGDAMVTRPQDSPCDGRPDGGRSRPGAAGGSAAASSKKESGGGKGDGKQWECEVCKKSFTTKYFLKKHKRLHTGETPYACEECGKTFTFQQSYHKHILYHSDDKPHQCSYCGRAFKEMSTLHNHVRIHTGEKPFVCETCGKAFRQRVSYLVHQRIHTGVMPYTCDVCNRSFRYKVSLRSHRCEPNAGSSPAGGGAGGAGGAGAGGGSRKEVAGGERGRGSPATPNPAHAPLPPLTPLRTAATTVGAMAGKAGEAGAGDSALMPLPSSSPPALVSREGDVPAQQQQHHAQQPAHQEPTAFGGKLRVPLQTIDLAAIAYDGLSMSPEGKRLPPQKASPGSSRSPPSASSRAGGSQGSQDPLSMAFLHALVDPQQARLQGDCRPHVSLPPEALPFPSLSPGAMDADMEHDSFLTNLLM; encoded by the exons ATGGGGTACCTGGCGTGCCCCGTGTGTGAGCGGGAGTCCCTGGTCAACGTGAGCGACCTCCAGCAGCGAGTCGCGACCGCCCTCATCCGGCCTCTCTGCTGCCCCatctgcagcgcctccgtcagcgGGCTTCAGGCTTTCCACCACCACCTGGCCGCCCATCTCCCCAACCAGCACAACCCTTACGCCGACGCGACGCCGCCCACGCCCATGCACAATGTGTCGGGCTACACGCCCACGCACTCACCCGACGCCATTCCGAACCTGGAGCATCTGGAGATCAGCGACGGCGCAGGTTCGCCCCGCAGCCCCTCCGTCGGGGTCCGGAAGGCGCCGGAGGAGCGGGAATGCACAGTGGAGCGGTCGGCGTCCTCCAAGTCCCTGCAGGAGCTGAGCCCCGCCCCGGCGCAGGAGCACGCGAGTAATAACTGTGACCTGTGCGGGCTGGTGTTCTCGTCCGAGCACTTCCTCAGGATTCATAAGGACATCATCCACACCAAGAGCGACTTCTTCGACGTGTCGTGCAAGCTGTGCAAGGAGAAGTTCAAGGACTTCGAGGCGTACCGCCAGCACGTGCGCGAGAGCCACAGCGACCGCCGCTACATCTGCGACCAGTGCCCCAAGACGTTCAAGATGAAGGGCAGCCTGCTGGTGCACACGCGCATGTTCCACGACCCCTGCTCGCCCGGCAAGTGCCAGGTGTGCAGCAAGACCTTCACCACGAAGGCCCGCAAGGAACTGCACGAGAAGCGCTACCACGGGATCGGCCTCGAGCACCTGTTCGCGGCGGGCAAGGCGTCGCCGCCGTCGCCGTCCCGCCAGCAAAGGGCGGCGAGCTCCTCCGCCCTCGGGGACGCAAAGAACTGGCTGGAGACGTTGGTGACGGAGAACAAGTCCATGGGGGACGCCTCGCTCAGGATGCACGAGCAGGCGGGGCAGCCCTCGCCCGCGCTGCCCTTCTCTCACCCGTCGCCGACGCAGCTACAGTTCCAGGCGACGCCCGGCCTGAAGATGCCGCAGCAGTTCTCCCTGGCAGAACACCCACTCGACCAGGCGTTCGGGGGGCATGACCACAGCGACATACTGGGCCGCGACGACCAGCTGCACCAGCCGATGGCGCTGGACCCCACCGACGCCCTTCAGCAGGACGCACAGGCCTTCCGACGGGGGAGAGCCAGGGACGCGCACCCCGGCTGGACGCCAGAGTGCCAGCCGCACATGTTCGGCCAGGACGTGATGCAGGCCAAGATGTCGCCGGAGGGCCAGGCGTCGCCCTTCAAGCCGAGCGCCGCGCCCCCCGGGCACGCTCTCCCGCCGCACGCCTTCCCCGGCAGCCGAGCCGGCGTGGACTGCTCGGAGCTGAAGCAGGAGAAGCTCTCGCTGTCGGCGTCCTCGTGCTCGGAGACGAGTGTCCCCCGCATCGTGGGCGGCCATCCGCAGCAGAGCCCCGTGGCGGTGGTGTCGCCGCAGCCGCACAAGTCCGAGACGCCGCCGGCCGGCGTCGCCGACCCGCCGGCGGCACCCACAGAAGCGCGCAGGAACAGCTTCCCGCTCATCAGTCTCAACAAGCCCGCCCTCCCGGCCGCCGACGCGACGCGCCTCCACGCCGGCAGCTACGTCAGCGAGTTTTCCTTGGCGGGCTCCGGCGGCGTGCCCATGTCCCCTGGCCAGGCCGTGTGCCCGCCGGGCGCGGGGGACAAGGCGCACGGCCCCTTCCCCGCGTCGCAGCCGCTCCTGTACCAGCCGGGCCACGCCAGCCTGCACGTGGCCAGCTACAGCCCGGGCCTCGCGCTCATCGGCGGCGCCCCCGACTCCAAGGTGGGCGTGCGCGTGCCGCCCATCGTCATTCCCGCCGCGCAGATGTACGCGGGCGACAAGCTGAAGGAGTCGCCCGACAGCCCCGGCCAGATGGCGAAGGCGTTGGACGGCGGCGCCCCGGACGCCCCGCCAGCGCCCGAGGCCGAGGGAGGCGACGCGATGGTGACGCGCCCGCAGGATTCGCCCTGCGATGGGAGGCCCGATGGAGGACGCTCGCGCCCCGGCGCCGCAGGTGGCAGCGCCGCGGCGTCTTCCAAGAAG GAGAGCGGGGGCGGCAAGGGCGACGGCAAGCAGTGGGAGTGTGAAGTCTGCAAGAAGTCCTTCACAACAAAATACTTCCTGAAGAAGCACAAACGTCTGCACACAG GTGAGACCCCGTACGCCTGCGAGGAGTGTGGCAAGACCTTCACCTTCCAGCAAAGCTACCACAAGCACATCCTCTATCACTCGGACGACAAACCTCACCAGTGCTCCTACTGCGGGCGAGCCTTCAAGGAGATGTCCACGCTGCACAACCACGTCAGGATACATACAGGGGAGAAGCCCTTCGTGTGCGAGACTTGCG GAAAAGCCTTCAGACAGCGGGTGTCCTATTTGGTGCACCAGAGGATCCACACTGGCGTTATGCCCTACACTTGTGACGTGTGCAACAGATCCTTCAGATATAag GTGAGTCTGCGCTCCCATCGCTGTGAGCCCAACGCTGGCTCTTCGccggcaggaggaggagcaggaggagcaggaggagcaggagcaggaggagggtctCGGAAGGAGGtcgcaggaggagagaggggaagagggagcccGGCGACGCCCAACCCCGCCCACGCTCCGCTCCCGCCCCTCACGCCCCTGCGGACGGCGGCCACCACG gTGGGCGCCATGGCAGGCAAGGCGGGCGAGGCGGGCGCCGGGGACTCCGCGCTGATGCCGCTGCCCTCGTCCTCGCCCCCAGCACTAGTCAGCAGGGAGGGCGACGTCCcagcgcagcagcagcagcatcatgcGCAGCAGCCCGCCCACCAGGAGCCCACTGCCTTCGGCGGGAAGCTCCGAGTGCCGCTGCAGACGATCGACCTGGCGGCCATTGCGTACGACGGCCTCAGCATGTCGCCGGAGGGCAAGCGGCTCCCCCCGCAGAAGGCGTCGCCGGGGAGCTCGCGGTCGCCCCCCTCGGCGTCGTCCAGGGCGGGGGGGTCCCAGGGCAGCCAGGACCCCCTGTCCATGGCCTTTCTGCACGCCCTGGTGGACCCCCAGCAGGCGCGCCTCCAAGGGGACTGCCGGCCGCACGTGTCGCTGCCCCCCGAGGCGCTGCCGTTCCCCAGCCTGTCGCCCGGGGCTATGGACGCCGACATGGAGCACGATAGCTTTCTGACTAATCTCTTAATGTAA